In one window of Lemur catta isolate mLemCat1 chromosome 25, mLemCat1.pri, whole genome shotgun sequence DNA:
- the HNRNPU gene encoding heterogeneous nuclear ribonucleoprotein U isoform X1: MSSSPINVKKLKVSELKEELRKRRLSDKGLKAELMERLQAALDDEEAGGRPAMEPGNGSLDLGGDSAGRSGAGLEQEAATGGDEEEEEEEEEEEGITALDGDQMEIGEENGAAGAADSGPMEEEAASEDENGDDQGFQEGEDELGDEEEGAGDENGHGEQQPQPPATPQQQTQQQRGAAKEAAGKSSGPTSLFAVTVAPPGARQGQQQAGGKKKAEGGGGGGRPGAPAAGDGKTEQKGGDKKRGVKRPREDHGRGYFEYIEENKYSRAKSPQPPVEEEDEHFDDTVVCLDTYNCDLHFKISRDRLSASSLTMESFAFLWAGGRASYGVSKGKVCFEMKVTEKIPVRHLYTKDIDIHEVRIGWSLTTSGMLLGEEEFSYGYSLKGIKTCNCETEDYGEKFDENDVITCFVNFESDEVELSYAKNGQDLGVAFKISKGILAGRPLFPHVLCHNCAVEFNFGQKEKPYFPIPEEYTFIQNVPLEDRVRGPKGPEEKKDCEVVMMIGLPGAGKTTWVTKHAAENPGKYNILGTNTIMDKMMVAGFKKQMADTGKLNTLLQRAPQCLGKFIEIAARKKRNFILDQTNVSAAAQRRKMCLFAGFQRKAVVVCPKDEDYKQRTQKKAEVEGKDLPEHAVLKMKGNFTLPEVAECFDEITYVELQKEEAQKLLEQYKEESKKALPPEKKQNTGSKKSNKNKSGKNQFNRGGGHRGRGGFNMRGGNFRGGAPGNRGGYNRRGNMPQRGGGGGGSGGIGYPYPRGPVFPSRGGYSNRGNYNRGGMPNRGNYNQNFRGRGNNRGYKNQSQGYNQWQQGQFWGQKPWSQHYHQGYY; this comes from the exons ATGAGTTCCTCGCCTATTAATGTAAAAAAGCTGAAGGTGTCGGAGCTGAAAGAGGAGCTTAGGAAGCGGCGCCTTTCTGACAAGGGGCTCAAGGCCGAGCTCATGGAGCGACTCCAGGCCGCGCTGGACGACGAGGAGGCCGGGGGCCGCCCCGCCATGGAGCCCGGGAACGGCAGCCTAGACCTGGGCGGAGATTCCGCCGGGCGCTCGGGAGCAGGCCTCGAGCAGGAGGCCGCGACCGGCGGCGacgaagaggaggaggaggaggaagaggaggaggaggggatcaCCGCCCTGGATGGCGACCAGATGGAGATAGGAGAGGAGAACGGGGCCGCGGGGGCGGCCGACTCGGGCCCGATGGAGGAGGAGGCCGCCTCGGAAGACGAGAACGGCGACGATCAGGGTTTCCAGGAAGGGGAGGATGAGCTCGGAGACGAGGAGGAGGGCGCGGGCGACGAGAACGGGCACGGGGAGCAGCAGCCTCAACCGCCGGCGACGCCGCAGCAACAGACCCAACAGCAGCGCGGGGCCGCCAAGGAGGCCGCGGGGAAGAGCAGCGGCCCCACCTCGCTTTTCGCGGTGACGGTGGCGCCGCCCGGGGCGAGGCAGGGCCAGCAGCAGGCGGGAGGTAAGAAGAAGGCGGAAGGCGGCGGAGGCGGCGGTCGCCCCGGGGCTCCGGCGGCGG GAGACGGCAAAACAGAGCAGAAAGGCGGAGATAAAAAGAGAGGGGTTAAACGACCTCGGGAAGACCATGGCCGCGGATACTTTGAGTACATTGAGGAGAACAAGTATAGCAG GGCCAAATCTCCTCAGCCACCTGTTGAAGAGGAAGATGAGCACTTCGATGACACGGTGGTTTGTCTTGATACTT ATAATTGtgatctacattttaaaatatccagagATCGCCTCAGTGCTTCTTCCCTTACTATGgagagttttgcttttctttgggcTGGAGGAAGGGCATCTTATGGTGTGTCAAAAGGCAAAGTCTGTTTTGAGATGAAG GTTACAGAGAAGATCCCAGTCAGGCACTTATATACAAAAGATATTGACATCCATGAAGTTCGGATTGGCTGGTCACTAACCACGAGTGGAATGCTGCTTG GTGAAGAAGAATTTTCTTATGGATAttctttaaaaggaataaaaacatgcAACTGTGAGACTGAAGATTACGGAGAGAAATTTGATGAAAATGATGTGATTACGTGTTTTGTT AACTTTGAAAGTGATGAAGTAGAACTCTCTTATGCTAAGAATGGACAAGATCTTGGCGTTGCCTTCAAAATAAGCAAGGGAATTCTTGCTGGGCGGCCACTCTTCCCACACGTTCTCTGCCACAACTGTGCAGTTGAATTTAATTTTGGTCAGAAGGAAAAGCCATATTTTCCAATACCTGAAGAATATACTTTCATCCAGAATGTTCCCTTAGAGGATCGAGTGAGAGGACCAAAGGGgcctgaagaaaagaaagattgtgAA GTCGTGATGATGATTGGCTTGCCAGGAGCTGGTAAAACTACCTGGGTTACTAAACATGCAGCAGAAAATCCAGGGAAATACAACATTCTTGGAACAAACACCATTATGGATAAAATGATG GTGGCAGGTTTTAAGAAACAGATGGCAGATACTGGAAAACTGAACACACTGTTGCAGAGAGCCCCACAGTGTCTTGGCAAGTTTATTGAGATTGCTGCCCGAAAGAAGAGAAATTTCATTCTGGATCAG acaaatgtctctgctgctgcccagaggagaaaaatgtgcCTGTTTGCAGGCTTCCAGCGAAAAGCTGTTGTAGTTTGCCCTAAAGATGAAGACTATAAGCaaagaacacaaaagaaagcagaagtagAGGGAAAGGACCTACCAGAACATGCAGTCCTCAAAATGAAAG GAAACTTTACCCTCCCAGAGGTAGCTGAGTGCTTTGATGAAATAACCTATGTTGAACTTCAGAAGGAGGAAGCCCAGAAACTTTTGGAGCAATATaaggaagaaagcaaaaaggcTCTTCcaccagaaaagaaacaaaacactggCTCAAAGAAGAGTAATAAAAACAAGAGTGGCAAGAACCAGTTTAACAGAGGCGGTGGCCATAGAGGACGAGGAGGATTCAATATGCGTGGTGGAAATTTCAGAGGAGGAG CTCCTGGTAATCGTGGTGGATATAACAGGAGGGGCAATATGCCACAGAgaggcggtggcggtggcggaaGTGGTGGGATCGGCTATCCATACCCCCGTGGCCCTGTGTTTCCCAGCCGAGGTGGTTATTCAAACAGAGGGAACTACAACAGAGGCGGAATGCCCAACAGAGGGAACTACAACCAG aaCTTCAGAGGACGAGGAAACAATCGTGGCTACAAAAATCAATCTCAGGGCTACAACCAGTGGCAGCAGGGT CAATTCTGGGGTCAGAAGCCATGGAGTCAGCATTATCACCAAGGATATTATTGA
- the HNRNPU gene encoding heterogeneous nuclear ribonucleoprotein U isoform X2, with translation MSSSPINVKKLKVSELKEELRKRRLSDKGLKAELMERLQAALDDEEAGGRPAMEPGNGSLDLGGDSAGRSGAGLEQEAATGGDEEEEEEEEEEEGITALDGDQMEIGEENGAAGAADSGPMEEEAASEDENGDDQGFQEGEDELGDEEEGAGDENGHGEQQPQPPATPQQQTQQQRGAAKEAAGKSSGPTSLFAVTVAPPGARQGQQQAGGDGKTEQKGGDKKRGVKRPREDHGRGYFEYIEENKYSRAKSPQPPVEEEDEHFDDTVVCLDTYNCDLHFKISRDRLSASSLTMESFAFLWAGGRASYGVSKGKVCFEMKVTEKIPVRHLYTKDIDIHEVRIGWSLTTSGMLLGEEEFSYGYSLKGIKTCNCETEDYGEKFDENDVITCFVNFESDEVELSYAKNGQDLGVAFKISKGILAGRPLFPHVLCHNCAVEFNFGQKEKPYFPIPEEYTFIQNVPLEDRVRGPKGPEEKKDCEVVMMIGLPGAGKTTWVTKHAAENPGKYNILGTNTIMDKMMVAGFKKQMADTGKLNTLLQRAPQCLGKFIEIAARKKRNFILDQTNVSAAAQRRKMCLFAGFQRKAVVVCPKDEDYKQRTQKKAEVEGKDLPEHAVLKMKGNFTLPEVAECFDEITYVELQKEEAQKLLEQYKEESKKALPPEKKQNTGSKKSNKNKSGKNQFNRGGGHRGRGGFNMRGGNFRGGAPGNRGGYNRRGNMPQRGGGGGGSGGIGYPYPRGPVFPSRGGYSNRGNYNRGGMPNRGNYNQNFRGRGNNRGYKNQSQGYNQWQQGQFWGQKPWSQHYHQGYY, from the exons ATGAGTTCCTCGCCTATTAATGTAAAAAAGCTGAAGGTGTCGGAGCTGAAAGAGGAGCTTAGGAAGCGGCGCCTTTCTGACAAGGGGCTCAAGGCCGAGCTCATGGAGCGACTCCAGGCCGCGCTGGACGACGAGGAGGCCGGGGGCCGCCCCGCCATGGAGCCCGGGAACGGCAGCCTAGACCTGGGCGGAGATTCCGCCGGGCGCTCGGGAGCAGGCCTCGAGCAGGAGGCCGCGACCGGCGGCGacgaagaggaggaggaggaggaagaggaggaggaggggatcaCCGCCCTGGATGGCGACCAGATGGAGATAGGAGAGGAGAACGGGGCCGCGGGGGCGGCCGACTCGGGCCCGATGGAGGAGGAGGCCGCCTCGGAAGACGAGAACGGCGACGATCAGGGTTTCCAGGAAGGGGAGGATGAGCTCGGAGACGAGGAGGAGGGCGCGGGCGACGAGAACGGGCACGGGGAGCAGCAGCCTCAACCGCCGGCGACGCCGCAGCAACAGACCCAACAGCAGCGCGGGGCCGCCAAGGAGGCCGCGGGGAAGAGCAGCGGCCCCACCTCGCTTTTCGCGGTGACGGTGGCGCCGCCCGGGGCGAGGCAGGGCCAGCAGCAGGCGGGAG GAGACGGCAAAACAGAGCAGAAAGGCGGAGATAAAAAGAGAGGGGTTAAACGACCTCGGGAAGACCATGGCCGCGGATACTTTGAGTACATTGAGGAGAACAAGTATAGCAG GGCCAAATCTCCTCAGCCACCTGTTGAAGAGGAAGATGAGCACTTCGATGACACGGTGGTTTGTCTTGATACTT ATAATTGtgatctacattttaaaatatccagagATCGCCTCAGTGCTTCTTCCCTTACTATGgagagttttgcttttctttgggcTGGAGGAAGGGCATCTTATGGTGTGTCAAAAGGCAAAGTCTGTTTTGAGATGAAG GTTACAGAGAAGATCCCAGTCAGGCACTTATATACAAAAGATATTGACATCCATGAAGTTCGGATTGGCTGGTCACTAACCACGAGTGGAATGCTGCTTG GTGAAGAAGAATTTTCTTATGGATAttctttaaaaggaataaaaacatgcAACTGTGAGACTGAAGATTACGGAGAGAAATTTGATGAAAATGATGTGATTACGTGTTTTGTT AACTTTGAAAGTGATGAAGTAGAACTCTCTTATGCTAAGAATGGACAAGATCTTGGCGTTGCCTTCAAAATAAGCAAGGGAATTCTTGCTGGGCGGCCACTCTTCCCACACGTTCTCTGCCACAACTGTGCAGTTGAATTTAATTTTGGTCAGAAGGAAAAGCCATATTTTCCAATACCTGAAGAATATACTTTCATCCAGAATGTTCCCTTAGAGGATCGAGTGAGAGGACCAAAGGGgcctgaagaaaagaaagattgtgAA GTCGTGATGATGATTGGCTTGCCAGGAGCTGGTAAAACTACCTGGGTTACTAAACATGCAGCAGAAAATCCAGGGAAATACAACATTCTTGGAACAAACACCATTATGGATAAAATGATG GTGGCAGGTTTTAAGAAACAGATGGCAGATACTGGAAAACTGAACACACTGTTGCAGAGAGCCCCACAGTGTCTTGGCAAGTTTATTGAGATTGCTGCCCGAAAGAAGAGAAATTTCATTCTGGATCAG acaaatgtctctgctgctgcccagaggagaaaaatgtgcCTGTTTGCAGGCTTCCAGCGAAAAGCTGTTGTAGTTTGCCCTAAAGATGAAGACTATAAGCaaagaacacaaaagaaagcagaagtagAGGGAAAGGACCTACCAGAACATGCAGTCCTCAAAATGAAAG GAAACTTTACCCTCCCAGAGGTAGCTGAGTGCTTTGATGAAATAACCTATGTTGAACTTCAGAAGGAGGAAGCCCAGAAACTTTTGGAGCAATATaaggaagaaagcaaaaaggcTCTTCcaccagaaaagaaacaaaacactggCTCAAAGAAGAGTAATAAAAACAAGAGTGGCAAGAACCAGTTTAACAGAGGCGGTGGCCATAGAGGACGAGGAGGATTCAATATGCGTGGTGGAAATTTCAGAGGAGGAG CTCCTGGTAATCGTGGTGGATATAACAGGAGGGGCAATATGCCACAGAgaggcggtggcggtggcggaaGTGGTGGGATCGGCTATCCATACCCCCGTGGCCCTGTGTTTCCCAGCCGAGGTGGTTATTCAAACAGAGGGAACTACAACAGAGGCGGAATGCCCAACAGAGGGAACTACAACCAG aaCTTCAGAGGACGAGGAAACAATCGTGGCTACAAAAATCAATCTCAGGGCTACAACCAGTGGCAGCAGGGT CAATTCTGGGGTCAGAAGCCATGGAGTCAGCATTATCACCAAGGATATTATTGA
- the LOC123627554 gene encoding cytochrome c oxidase assembly protein COX20, mitochondrial isoform X2 produces MKSGLLLNVVVKPFKLLGILDVENIPCARDSVLYGSLGSAVAGLGHLLLTSRIRRSCDVGVGGFILVTLGCWFHCRYNNAKQRIQERIAREGIKNKILYESTHLDPERKQTDGDSSS; encoded by the exons ATGAAGAGTGGACTCCTTTTGAATGTTGTAGTCAAA CCATTTAAGCTCCTAGGAATTTTGGATGTTGAAAACATCCCCTGTGCACGGGATTCGGTCTTGTATGGTTCATTAGGATCCGCTGTGGCTGGCCTTGGACATCTTTTGTTAACTA GTAGAATTAGAAGATCATGTGATGTTGGAGTAGGAGGATTTATCTTGGTGACTTTAGGATGCTG GTTCCATTGTAGGTATAATAATGCAAAGCAAAGAATCCAGGAAAGAATTGCCAGAGAAGGGattaaaaataagatactatATGAAAGCACCCACCTTGAtcctgaaagaaaacaaactgacGGCGACAGCAGCAGCTAA
- the LOC123627554 gene encoding cytochrome c oxidase assembly protein COX20, mitochondrial isoform X1, giving the protein MAAAPEPGEPGKGKPFKLLGILDVENIPCARDSVLYGSLGSAVAGLGHLLLTSRIRRSCDVGVGGFILVTLGCWFHCRYNNAKQRIQERIAREGIKNKILYESTHLDPERKQTDGDSSS; this is encoded by the exons ATGGCTGCCGCTCCGGAGCCCGGCGAGCCCGGGAAGGGGAAG CCATTTAAGCTCCTAGGAATTTTGGATGTTGAAAACATCCCCTGTGCACGGGATTCGGTCTTGTATGGTTCATTAGGATCCGCTGTGGCTGGCCTTGGACATCTTTTGTTAACTA GTAGAATTAGAAGATCATGTGATGTTGGAGTAGGAGGATTTATCTTGGTGACTTTAGGATGCTG GTTCCATTGTAGGTATAATAATGCAAAGCAAAGAATCCAGGAAAGAATTGCCAGAGAAGGGattaaaaataagatactatATGAAAGCACCCACCTTGAtcctgaaagaaaacaaactgacGGCGACAGCAGCAGCTAA